Proteins encoded within one genomic window of Formosa agariphila KMM 3901:
- a CDS encoding SGNH/GDSL hydrolase family protein produces MKRQTFVELMVTGVLALGLQPLTYAFQNLKDTNHDICKKVWDALCGDIGETYKTDAFNYVAPVKGKPNVLIYGDSISIMYSSTVMKILAGKANVIRLFKNGGSSKHFIPNMDRMNQTMFQPNLEAGWNFKWDVIHFNVGLHDLKYLKGKHLNLNGEQVSSISDYKLQLDAICTYLRTNHPQATLIFATTTSVPKGAKGRKEGDSVVYNKAALEVLSQYPVIEINDLYTFTKPHQKDWAQAAGNVHYNSLGSEEQGKAVARVISEYL; encoded by the coding sequence ATGAAACGTCAAACTTTTGTAGAATTGATGGTTACAGGAGTCCTCGCACTGGGTTTACAACCGTTAACCTATGCTTTTCAGAATTTAAAAGACACCAATCATGACATATGTAAAAAAGTTTGGGATGCATTATGTGGCGATATTGGAGAAACGTATAAAACCGATGCTTTTAACTATGTAGCTCCTGTAAAGGGGAAACCCAATGTGTTAATTTACGGCGATTCCATTTCCATTATGTATTCGTCTACTGTAATGAAAATCTTAGCGGGAAAAGCTAATGTAATTCGGTTATTTAAAAACGGAGGTTCTAGTAAACATTTTATTCCGAATATGGATCGAATGAATCAGACCATGTTTCAGCCAAATTTAGAAGCAGGTTGGAATTTTAAATGGGATGTTATTCATTTTAATGTGGGTTTACACGATTTAAAATATCTTAAAGGGAAACATCTAAATCTAAATGGCGAGCAAGTATCAAGTATAAGTGACTACAAATTGCAATTAGATGCTATTTGCACTTATCTAAGAACAAATCATCCGCAAGCAACATTAATTTTCGCCACTACAACTTCAGTTCCAAAAGGTGCTAAAGGTAGAAAAGAGGGCGATAGCGTAGTCTATAATAAGGCAGCTCTGGAAGTCTTGTCTCAGTATCCAGTTATAGAAATAAACGATCTGTATACGTTTACAAAACCACACCAAAAAGATTGGGCTCAAGCAGCAGGAAATGTGCATTACAATTCCTTGGGAAGTGAAGAACAAGGTAAAGCAGTTGCACGAGTAATTTCAGAATATTTATAG
- a CDS encoding 3-keto-disaccharide hydrolase has translation MKIKQLKETILLVLIVTFNTIIVNAQSKAVKNQEFEPIFNGENWDGWHLKLRSGDAEMAKKVFAIEDEVVHVFRDMPDSLNLNTGENATHGLFYTNKTYSKYILRFKYKWGKKITNNFERWQYDAGVYYHVSDDKVWPIGIEYQIRYNHLTDKNHSGDLIRPKGAGYDWFSTKDGKHFLAPNDGGILEDKSDWMHLATPTKNHNALNDKWNTCEIIVMGSEYTIHKLNGAIVNMAFNLTPEKGIIGFQSETAEIYYRDIEIKEFENSIPIETFLD, from the coding sequence ATGAAAATAAAACAATTAAAGGAGACCATACTTTTAGTCTTGATTGTAACTTTTAATACTATAATTGTTAATGCACAATCTAAAGCTGTAAAAAACCAAGAATTTGAACCTATATTTAATGGCGAAAATTGGGATGGTTGGCATCTTAAATTAAGAAGTGGCGATGCAGAGATGGCTAAAAAAGTCTTTGCTATTGAAGATGAAGTGGTACATGTTTTTAGAGATATGCCAGATAGTCTAAACCTCAATACAGGTGAAAATGCTACGCACGGTTTATTTTATACCAATAAAACATATAGCAAATACATCTTGAGATTCAAGTATAAATGGGGAAAGAAAATAACGAATAATTTTGAAAGATGGCAATACGATGCAGGCGTATATTATCATGTGTCAGACGACAAAGTGTGGCCCATTGGAATAGAATATCAAATTAGATACAATCATCTTACCGACAAGAATCATTCAGGAGATTTAATTAGACCTAAAGGCGCAGGTTACGATTGGTTTTCTACTAAAGATGGTAAACATTTTCTAGCACCAAACGATGGCGGAATTCTTGAAGATAAAAGTGATTGGATGCACTTAGCAACGCCAACTAAAAATCATAATGCATTAAACGATAAATGGAATACTTGTGAGATTATTGTTATGGGCAGCGAATATACCATTCATAAGCTAAATGGAGCTATAGTAAATATGGCTTTCAACTTAACGCCGGAAAAAGGTATTATCGGATTTCAATCGGAAACAGCAGAAATTTATTATCGTGATATAGAAATTAAAGAGTTTGAGAACAGTATTCCAATTGAAACCTTTTTAGATTAA
- a CDS encoding putative glycoside hydrolase family 15 protein codes for MTLCSYAQEYDTFKVNDGTMFKAKSFFPKFSWDVTPMYYHFGDIDRVLKSDEVEFISERTNFICIEKSHAYNQLGDQVLGTKHEVEAFHDIKPETKVLFYYNSYLAWPYSRFNKEFTPEGIANNPELAKFLFVDPKTGKLRQKTKPDFSYYFDALNPDFREFWVASAVQGMRISGADGIFIDRMNVGLNSDYPNDKIVEIAKAKGEMMSELKKQMGPDKILVGNNAAQTEEVYPYCDAIFFEHYNSSVTNKENLLEEWNDMSRIAKDGKISIYRFGAKGKKKIDITLGATDTEGMEQRSKDQLEYFHACFLIGTQPYSYFQWNWGWNLEDGNLVDYPALQRPLGEPKGQFKRETPNQWIFTRTFEHASVWVNTETKKAKITWH; via the coding sequence ATGACTTTGTGTTCTTATGCACAAGAATATGATACTTTTAAAGTGAATGATGGTACTATGTTTAAAGCAAAGTCATTTTTTCCTAAATTTAGTTGGGATGTTACTCCTATGTACTATCATTTTGGAGATATAGACCGTGTGTTAAAATCTGATGAGGTTGAGTTTATTTCAGAACGTACAAATTTTATTTGTATAGAAAAATCGCATGCATACAATCAGCTTGGAGATCAGGTATTAGGAACAAAACATGAAGTAGAAGCGTTTCATGATATAAAACCAGAGACTAAAGTGTTATTTTATTATAATTCCTATTTGGCATGGCCTTACTCTAGGTTTAATAAAGAATTTACTCCAGAAGGAATTGCTAATAATCCAGAATTGGCTAAATTTTTATTTGTCGACCCAAAGACTGGAAAATTAAGGCAAAAAACCAAACCCGATTTTTCATACTATTTTGATGCATTAAACCCAGATTTTCGTGAATTTTGGGTTGCGTCTGCTGTTCAAGGTATGAGAATCTCAGGAGCAGATGGTATTTTTATTGATCGGATGAATGTGGGCTTAAATTCAGATTATCCTAACGACAAGATTGTTGAAATAGCAAAAGCTAAAGGAGAAATGATGTCTGAACTAAAAAAACAAATGGGACCAGATAAAATTTTAGTTGGCAATAATGCAGCACAAACCGAAGAGGTTTACCCGTATTGCGATGCTATCTTTTTTGAACACTATAACAGCAGTGTAACTAATAAGGAAAATCTACTAGAAGAATGGAACGATATGTCTAGAATTGCTAAAGATGGTAAAATTTCTATTTACCGTTTTGGAGCTAAAGGAAAGAAAAAAATCGATATAACCCTTGGAGCTACCGACACAGAAGGTATGGAACAAAGGTCTAAAGATCAATTAGAATATTTTCATGCTTGTTTCCTTATAGGGACACAACCCTATTCGTATTTTCAGTGGAATTGGGGATGGAATTTAGAAGATGGAAATTTAGTAGATTATCCGGCACTACAAAGACCATTAGGAGAACCTAAAGGTCAGTTTAAAAGAGAAACACCAAACCAATGGATTTTTACTCGAACATTCGAACATGCCAGTGTTTGGGTAAATACCGAAACTAAAAAAGCTAAGATTACTTGGCATTAA
- a CDS encoding glycoside hydrolase family 172 protein has translation MSKQIVYYLIAFCFSTLLTAQEKQEVSIESLLYEMVDRDAIARYPDKNFRLNQASSYNRASKTVEDSVGWFTNHDFNKAETDHNFIRTEETDGEKEWVLMEHFGPGAIVRVWSPWLEQTEPGSDVIIRIYLDGNPEPVIEGNMITLFDGTGLIPTPFAHPSLRSGVSFFPIPYAKGCKITALKQPFFFQYTYRAYDDGTAVKTFTMEDFNKTKPLTAQIGKELNNPKNTKEGKRIAIDKKIKSNKEESVSLPQGMGAVRSLKLKLGDYKDPAITRSVILKMEFDGQETVWSPIGDFFGTGIGLNPVQGWYQTVEEDGTMSCRWVMPYQKSGKITVLNLGKKTIDVQLEATVGDWNWDSESMYFNAAWRGQYPVPTRPFSDWNYVTLKGRGVYVGDALTVMNPVRRWWGEGDEKIWVDGEDFPSIFGTGTEDYYAYSWGGRSTEFYEHPFHAQPRSYKYNKLNPKTANEKNSSGYSTETRTRALDGMPFERSLQLDMEVWSGTDCDMGYGVGVYWYGDANTTSNRTPDPKGVLELPPLPKGFPDNLEKNK, from the coding sequence ATGAGCAAACAAATAGTATATTATCTTATTGCCTTCTGTTTTAGTACACTACTTACTGCTCAAGAAAAACAAGAAGTTTCTATAGAATCTTTATTGTATGAAATGGTAGATCGCGATGCTATTGCACGTTATCCTGACAAGAATTTCAGGTTAAATCAGGCCAGTAGTTACAACCGAGCCTCTAAAACGGTTGAAGATTCTGTGGGTTGGTTTACAAATCATGATTTCAATAAAGCAGAAACCGATCATAATTTTATTAGAACAGAAGAAACTGATGGTGAAAAAGAATGGGTGCTTATGGAGCATTTTGGTCCGGGAGCTATTGTTCGTGTATGGTCACCTTGGTTAGAACAAACCGAACCTGGTAGCGATGTTATTATCCGTATTTATTTAGACGGAAACCCAGAACCGGTAATAGAAGGAAATATGATTACGCTTTTTGATGGTACTGGACTTATTCCAACTCCATTTGCGCATCCGTCTTTGCGTTCTGGAGTGTCATTTTTTCCAATTCCCTATGCCAAAGGATGTAAAATTACAGCTTTAAAACAGCCTTTCTTTTTTCAATATACCTATCGCGCTTATGATGACGGTACAGCTGTTAAAACCTTTACTATGGAAGATTTTAATAAAACAAAACCACTTACAGCACAAATAGGAAAGGAACTAAATAATCCGAAAAATACTAAAGAAGGCAAACGAATTGCTATAGATAAAAAAATAAAATCGAATAAGGAAGAATCTGTGAGTTTACCACAAGGCATGGGTGCGGTGCGATCTTTGAAATTGAAATTAGGCGATTATAAAGATCCAGCCATAACACGTTCTGTAATTTTAAAAATGGAATTTGACGGACAAGAAACAGTGTGGAGTCCGATTGGCGATTTTTTTGGCACAGGAATTGGTTTAAATCCAGTGCAAGGTTGGTATCAAACGGTTGAAGAAGATGGTACAATGTCTTGTCGTTGGGTGATGCCTTATCAAAAATCAGGAAAAATAACGGTACTTAATTTAGGAAAGAAAACAATAGATGTTCAGCTAGAAGCTACTGTAGGCGATTGGAACTGGGACTCAGAGAGTATGTATTTTAATGCCGCATGGCGCGGACAATATCCAGTGCCAACACGACCTTTTTCCGATTGGAATTATGTGACGCTAAAAGGACGTGGTGTTTATGTAGGTGATGCTTTAACAGTAATGAATCCCGTAAGAAGATGGTGGGGTGAAGGAGATGAGAAAATTTGGGTAGATGGCGAAGATTTCCCTTCTATTTTTGGAACAGGAACAGAAGATTATTATGCATATTCTTGGGGAGGACGCAGTACCGAATTTTATGAACATCCGTTTCATGCACAGCCACGATCGTATAAATATAATAAGTTAAACCCAAAAACAGCTAACGAGAAAAACTCTTCGGGTTATAGTACCGAAACACGAACACGAGCTTTAGATGGAATGCCTTTTGAGCGTTCATTACAATTAGATATGGAAGTATGGAGTGGTACCGATTGCGATATGGGGTATGGTGTAGGAGTATACTGGTACGGCGATGCGAATACCACATCTAATAGGACTCCAGATCCTAAAGGCGTGCTAGAGCTTCCTCCATTACCAAAAGGATTTCCAGACAATTTAGAGAAGAATAAATAA
- a CDS encoding heparinase II/III family protein, with translation MALTKINYKPIKTAIFALVLGCVCTTMSGQNQDKIPLPSQLEQGYPRIYISQSEKKDLQKNIKKEDWAAEVLSGLHNRIDTHVKRHETDPEWMVSRLQMYWKTKSTNVYIDGINYSHADGEAPVPTVKFVGSRDYTTPYGTPKLEDVKPYMDDPRGLWLPNKSKEGNPFEWAEISKTGRVIYSINEQIIELGRDAAFIYWLENNPTYAQFAYDIFHTYMEGMSYRSEPIDLLNGHIQTLVGFTNFQVIHENVLIDIAELYDFLHPYIEANHAKNIAMYDITIKRWIDQIIKNGVPQNNWNLHQAKIILKAAMVLQDNKNYDDKKGREYYIDYILNVTSTRQWSLNKFMDYGYDKSNGVWAECPGYSMGVTKDLTHFIEDFNNTFDHNILPYTPVMETAVKMLPQYLFPNGQTVAFGDSYYGTLNPDAFDDMIRIAQKTGDKEMEKDFTGLYKLFSEDSKDGRVRQPRANISSFFASKPLELNPKFEKANLEDYVTQTFYAPNVSWHVQRMGTGDNGMMVSLNGSLGNHMHANGINMELYGKGFVQGADPGKGAGYLQPLYLEYYSQFPAHNTVMVDGVSSYTEMLSYHAFQLQGEYPKSEQKKGYYKDITYSDVYFLEPETQSDQTRLVSIVKTGEETGYYIDVFRSKKQRQDDKFHDYFYHNLGQSMSIMDTKGNPLPLQPSDEMGFAGGHLYALDYMWDKQSMKLDDDYQAEWKIDMADGEDDVFMNLWMKGTEGREVFSIKSPANKAFKGNKGLPYDVDKSPYLTIAARQHGAAWEHPFVSVYEPFTSAKGKSISSISSFEDELGNTEFVGLNITHKSGRKDVVFSSANHKNVIYNDMETDATYTLVSQEKHGDWVVFIGNGKQVKANGYTVSATEVGNVVLEFKNGELLLNNEVPVTITYNNSEKTFTVGELRNIKL, from the coding sequence ATGGCACTTACTAAAATAAATTACAAACCTATAAAGACGGCTATATTTGCTTTGGTTTTAGGGTGTGTATGTACCACAATGAGTGGACAAAATCAAGACAAAATTCCATTACCAAGCCAGCTTGAACAAGGCTACCCGCGCATATATATATCACAGTCTGAAAAAAAGGATTTACAAAAAAACATTAAAAAAGAAGACTGGGCTGCCGAAGTGTTAAGCGGTTTGCATAATCGTATTGATACGCATGTAAAACGCCATGAAACAGATCCAGAATGGATGGTCTCTCGATTACAGATGTACTGGAAAACGAAATCTACAAATGTATATATAGACGGAATAAACTATTCGCACGCAGATGGTGAAGCTCCAGTGCCTACGGTTAAATTTGTAGGGTCTCGAGATTATACTACCCCTTACGGTACGCCTAAGTTAGAAGACGTAAAGCCCTATATGGATGATCCAAGAGGTTTGTGGTTACCTAATAAAAGTAAAGAAGGAAACCCGTTTGAATGGGCAGAAATATCGAAAACTGGACGTGTAATTTACTCCATTAATGAACAAATTATAGAACTTGGTCGCGATGCCGCGTTTATATATTGGTTAGAAAATAATCCGACTTATGCACAATTTGCTTACGATATTTTTCACACGTATATGGAAGGCATGTCGTACCGAAGCGAACCTATAGATTTATTAAATGGTCACATTCAAACCCTAGTCGGATTTACTAATTTTCAAGTGATTCATGAAAATGTATTAATTGATATTGCAGAACTTTACGATTTTTTACATCCGTACATAGAAGCCAATCATGCTAAAAATATAGCGATGTACGATATAACAATAAAGCGTTGGATTGATCAGATTATTAAGAACGGAGTGCCTCAAAATAATTGGAATTTACATCAAGCTAAAATTATTTTAAAAGCGGCGATGGTATTACAGGATAATAAAAATTACGACGATAAAAAAGGACGTGAATATTATATCGATTACATTTTAAACGTAACCTCTACACGCCAATGGTCACTTAACAAATTTATGGATTACGGTTACGATAAAAGTAATGGTGTTTGGGCAGAATGTCCAGGGTATTCTATGGGAGTGACTAAGGATTTAACGCATTTTATTGAAGATTTTAATAACACCTTCGATCATAATATTTTACCGTATACGCCAGTTATGGAAACGGCAGTAAAAATGTTACCTCAATATTTGTTCCCTAACGGACAAACAGTTGCTTTTGGTGATAGTTATTATGGTACTTTAAATCCTGATGCTTTTGATGATATGATTCGTATTGCTCAAAAAACGGGTGATAAAGAGATGGAAAAAGACTTTACTGGTTTGTATAAGTTATTTTCGGAAGACTCTAAAGATGGTAGAGTGCGACAACCTAGAGCAAACATAAGTTCATTTTTTGCAAGTAAACCTTTAGAGCTTAATCCGAAGTTTGAAAAAGCAAATCTAGAAGATTATGTCACTCAAACATTTTATGCACCTAATGTAAGTTGGCACGTACAGCGTATGGGAACAGGAGATAACGGAATGATGGTATCTTTAAATGGCTCACTTGGTAACCATATGCATGCAAATGGTATTAATATGGAATTGTATGGAAAAGGATTCGTGCAAGGAGCAGATCCAGGTAAAGGCGCTGGGTATTTACAACCTTTGTATTTAGAGTATTATTCGCAGTTTCCTGCACATAATACAGTAATGGTAGATGGGGTGTCGTCCTATACCGAAATGTTAAGTTATCATGCTTTTCAGTTACAAGGTGAATATCCTAAGTCAGAACAAAAAAAAGGATACTATAAAGACATTACGTATTCTGATGTATATTTCTTAGAGCCAGAAACGCAAAGCGATCAAACACGATTGGTAAGTATTGTAAAAACAGGTGAAGAAACAGGATATTACATCGATGTGTTCCGATCTAAAAAGCAACGTCAAGACGATAAATTTCATGACTATTTCTATCATAATTTAGGACAAAGCATGTCAATAATGGATACAAAAGGTAATCCGTTGCCACTTCAACCAAGTGATGAAATGGGATTCGCCGGCGGACATTTATACGCGTTAGATTATATGTGGGATAAACAATCTATGAAGTTAGATGATGATTATCAAGCAGAATGGAAAATAGATATGGCCGATGGTGAAGACGATGTTTTTATGAATTTATGGATGAAAGGAACTGAAGGTCGAGAAGTGTTTTCAATTAAATCACCTGCTAACAAAGCATTTAAAGGCAATAAAGGTTTACCTTATGATGTAGATAAATCGCCGTATTTAACTATTGCAGCCAGACAACACGGCGCTGCTTGGGAGCATCCTTTTGTTTCTGTTTACGAACCGTTTACTTCTGCTAAAGGAAAAAGTATTTCATCAATTTCAAGTTTTGAAGATGAACTTGGCAATACGGAATTTGTAGGATTAAATATCACGCATAAATCAGGAAGAAAAGATGTGGTGTTTTCATCTGCGAATCATAAAAATGTAATTTATAACGACATGGAAACAGATGCTACCTATACGCTAGTATCTCAAGAAAAGCATGGAGATTGGGTCGTGTTTATTGGAAACGGAAAACAAGTAAAAGCAAATGGATATACTGTGTCCGCAACAGAAGTAGGTAATGTTGTACTAGAATTTAAAAATGGAGAATTACTATTAAATAACGAAGTTCCTGTAACCATCACTTATAATAATTCTGAAAAGACGTTTACCGTAGGCGAATTACGTAATATTAAATTATAA
- a CDS encoding beta-glucosidase, protein MKKYMLLAACCVSMLLVETSVAQDRTALHKRATKQAKDLVKQMTLEEKVRLIEMTNLPIERLDIPGHHWWNEALHGVARRGEATQFPVPLSMASGWNPSLIKDMTTAISDEARALNNADTAEDKAKRYHGLTLWSPVINMARDPRWGRTEETYGEDPFLTTELASAFVNGLQGDNPNYLKTVATIKHFVVNNTEHNRLHVRPDVSERALREYYFPAYRDVIAREDVESIMTAYNGLNGIPCSANKWLLTDILRDEWGFNGTVVTDVGVPGHLVEQHKYAKNGPEAAMMMITAGVDMYSGSDRTREVNEREWSKQAVQQGLMKESDLDQAIIRSLATRIKLGLLRSDEDNPYTKISTGVVGSENHLAIARQIAREGAVLLQNKNNVLPATPEKYKSILFAGPYVNDAPFGAYSGNAAGIAATPMFGMQEIAGNQFEIKSQLGGKWLFIPEGNLNVPGKPETKGVTGEYFAGTKLEGHPISVRTDRGFDLDLPKPLAHIDPEIPQPTFSARWTAELTPNRTGLHYFSMTALSGARVWINDEKILDNWHSKAKDNEESQGIFLEAGKAVNLKVEYYNEEAEPARALLKWVEPQEVVAVEHPEDKLLIYVGGLTWRMSKESHDRMNSILPEDQMEEIKALASIYPNMLVVLNGGTVVQLSELNDVVPSILLQWFPGQEGGYALAELITGKVSPSGHLPLTFYTNPEKLPDFEDYEISKGRTYMYMKDNATYPFGYGLSYTSFEYSGLKITQNKKEVTAVLDVKNSGLMDGDDVIQLYVTNLDSKVYQPIRQLKAFKRVSIAKGDTEQVELHFSINDMQWWDVNKQKYVVNLGRYEIQIGKSSAEIVQKQIITVK, encoded by the coding sequence ATGAAAAAATACATGCTTTTAGCAGCCTGTTGTGTTTCAATGCTCTTGGTAGAGACGAGTGTGGCACAAGATCGCACAGCACTTCATAAGCGTGCAACTAAGCAAGCGAAAGACTTGGTGAAACAAATGACTTTAGAGGAAAAAGTCAGGCTAATAGAAATGACAAATTTACCCATAGAGCGTTTAGATATTCCTGGACACCATTGGTGGAATGAAGCTTTACATGGTGTAGCACGTCGTGGAGAAGCTACTCAGTTTCCTGTACCACTTTCTATGGCTTCAGGTTGGAATCCGTCTTTAATAAAAGACATGACTACCGCTATTAGTGATGAAGCTCGTGCACTTAATAATGCAGATACAGCCGAAGATAAAGCAAAACGATATCACGGTTTAACCTTATGGAGTCCTGTTATAAATATGGCGCGTGATCCACGATGGGGACGTACAGAAGAAACCTATGGGGAAGATCCCTTTTTAACCACTGAACTTGCATCTGCTTTTGTAAACGGATTGCAAGGAGATAATCCTAATTATTTAAAGACTGTAGCGACTATAAAACACTTTGTAGTAAATAATACAGAACATAATCGTTTGCATGTGCGTCCAGATGTATCGGAGCGTGCGTTACGAGAATATTATTTTCCAGCGTATCGCGATGTGATTGCTCGCGAAGATGTAGAATCTATCATGACGGCGTATAATGGTTTAAACGGCATTCCGTGTTCTGCAAATAAATGGTTGTTAACCGATATTTTGCGCGACGAATGGGGCTTTAACGGGACTGTGGTAACCGATGTTGGAGTACCAGGACATTTGGTAGAGCAACATAAATATGCTAAAAATGGACCAGAAGCTGCTATGATGATGATTACCGCTGGTGTAGATATGTATTCTGGATCGGACAGAACTAGAGAAGTTAATGAGAGAGAATGGTCTAAGCAAGCGGTTCAACAAGGTTTAATGAAAGAATCGGATTTAGATCAAGCTATTATTCGGAGTCTAGCTACGCGTATTAAATTAGGACTTTTACGTTCAGATGAAGATAATCCGTATACTAAAATATCAACAGGTGTGGTTGGTTCAGAAAATCATTTAGCTATTGCTAGACAAATTGCACGAGAGGGTGCTGTGTTACTGCAAAATAAAAACAATGTGCTTCCTGCAACTCCAGAAAAATATAAATCTATTCTTTTTGCCGGACCTTATGTTAATGATGCGCCTTTTGGAGCTTACAGCGGAAATGCAGCAGGTATAGCTGCAACGCCTATGTTTGGTATGCAAGAAATTGCAGGAAACCAATTCGAAATTAAAAGTCAGTTAGGCGGGAAATGGTTATTCATTCCGGAAGGCAATTTAAACGTTCCTGGAAAGCCAGAGACTAAAGGCGTAACAGGAGAATATTTTGCAGGGACTAAACTCGAAGGTCATCCTATTTCGGTGAGAACAGATCGTGGTTTCGATTTGGATTTGCCAAAACCATTAGCACATATAGATCCTGAAATTCCACAGCCTACGTTTTCGGCACGTTGGACAGCAGAATTAACTCCTAATCGTACCGGACTTCATTATTTTTCTATGACAGCTTTAAGTGGTGCACGTGTTTGGATAAACGATGAAAAAATTCTTGATAATTGGCATAGCAAAGCAAAGGATAACGAAGAATCTCAAGGGATTTTTCTAGAAGCTGGTAAAGCAGTAAATTTAAAAGTAGAATATTATAATGAAGAAGCAGAGCCCGCTCGTGCATTATTAAAATGGGTGGAACCCCAAGAGGTTGTTGCTGTAGAGCATCCAGAAGATAAATTGCTAATATACGTGGGTGGACTTACATGGAGAATGTCTAAAGAATCTCATGATCGCATGAATTCTATTTTGCCAGAAGATCAGATGGAAGAAATTAAAGCATTGGCGTCTATATATCCAAACATGTTAGTGGTATTAAATGGTGGCACAGTAGTGCAGTTATCGGAGTTAAATGACGTCGTGCCATCTATTCTTTTACAATGGTTTCCAGGGCAAGAAGGTGGTTATGCTTTAGCAGAATTAATTACAGGAAAGGTAAGTCCTTCAGGACATCTTCCACTTACATTTTACACTAATCCAGAGAAATTACCAGATTTTGAAGATTACGAAATCAGTAAAGGAAGAACGTATATGTATATGAAAGATAATGCTACCTATCCATTTGGATACGGATTAAGCTATACGTCGTTTGAGTATTCGGGATTGAAAATTACTCAGAATAAAAAAGAAGTCACGGCTGTATTAGATGTGAAAAACTCAGGACTTATGGATGGCGATGATGTGATTCAATTATATGTTACCAATTTAGATTCTAAAGTATATCAGCCAATTCGTCAATTGAAAGCGTTTAAAAGAGTTTCTATTGCTAAAGGTGACACGGAGCAAGTAGAGTTACATTTTTCTATAAACGATATGCAGTGGTGGGATGTAAATAAACAAAAATATGTAGTAAATCTAGGGCGATACGAAATTCAGATTGGGAAGTCTTCAGCAGAAATTGTTCAGAAACAGATTATAACCGTAAAATAG